A stretch of the Patescibacteria group bacterium genome encodes the following:
- a CDS encoding tyrosine--tRNA ligase: MIKTMKDVILSRAQDIIVKSEVEQALSSDQKLRIKLGIDPTGPVLHLGRASVVRRLKNLQDMGHQIVLIVGDFTAKIGDASDKTSERQVLSDDVIKANMADYKAQLGQILDMSKVEFHYNSEWLSKIPLDKFIELAQQFTVAQMIERENYAIRFKENRPIGLHEFLYPILQGYDSIAVKADIEIGGTDQLFNLMAGRTMQKNAGQKPQSVLTFELLTGPDGRKMSTSWGNAIYITDEPNDMYGKLMRINDELIAEYYRICTDVPLDVIEQVVDDIAGGANPRDTKASLAREIVTIYHGEKAAFAAEEAFNAQFREGKLPEDMAEETVSKSKWQPIELLVALKLAESKSDARRLLEQGGVRLNGVQIKQERTKTSEITVEPDDVIQVGKRRFVKLRVKG, translated from the coding sequence ATGATAAAAACCATGAAAGACGTTATTTTAAGCCGCGCCCAAGACATTATCGTCAAATCAGAAGTCGAACAGGCATTATCCAGCGACCAAAAACTTCGTATTAAACTTGGTATCGACCCAACCGGTCCGGTACTTCATTTGGGGCGGGCATCAGTTGTTCGCCGCCTAAAGAACCTACAAGATATGGGTCACCAGATCGTTCTGATCGTGGGCGATTTTACCGCTAAGATCGGTGATGCTTCCGATAAAACCAGCGAGCGTCAGGTACTCAGTGACGATGTCATTAAGGCCAACATGGCCGACTATAAGGCTCAGCTCGGCCAAATTCTCGATATGAGCAAGGTTGAGTTTCATTACAACTCGGAGTGGCTGAGCAAAATCCCGCTCGATAAGTTTATTGAGTTGGCCCAGCAGTTTACGGTGGCGCAGATGATTGAGCGCGAAAACTACGCCATTCGGTTTAAAGAAAATCGACCGATTGGCCTACATGAGTTTCTCTACCCAATTCTGCAGGGTTATGACTCGATTGCGGTTAAGGCGGATATTGAAATTGGCGGCACCGATCAGCTGTTTAACCTAATGGCTGGGCGCACCATGCAAAAGAACGCCGGCCAAAAGCCTCAAAGCGTGCTCACCTTTGAGCTGCTGACCGGTCCAGACGGCCGCAAGATGTCGACCAGTTGGGGTAACGCCATCTATATTACCGACGAGCCAAACGACATGTACGGCAAGTTGATGCGTATTAATGATGAGTTAATTGCCGAGTACTATCGGATCTGTACCGATGTGCCACTTGATGTGATTGAACAGGTGGTAGACGATATTGCCGGTGGCGCCAACCCGCGTGACACCAAGGCCTCGCTCGCGCGCGAGATCGTGACGATTTACCACGGCGAAAAGGCCGCGTTTGCAGCTGAGGAGGCGTTTAACGCTCAGTTCCGCGAGGGCAAGTTGCCTGAGGATATGGCCGAGGAGACCGTCAGTAAGAGTAAATGGCAGCCGATAGAGTTGTTAGTGGCGCTGAAATTAGCTGAGAGTAAATCTGATGCTAGACGATTATTGGAACAAGGAGGAGTTCGCCTGAATGGCGTGCAGATCAAGCAGGAGCGTACGAAAACCTCTGAAATTACTGTTGAGCCGGATGACGTCATCCAGGTTGGTAAACGCCGTTTCGTGAAGCTTCGGGTTAAGGGCTAG
- the recG gene encoding ATP-dependent DNA helicase RecG, with protein sequence MNVDVRVETLKGVGAAMASKLERLGIVTVADLLNHYPRRYDDFSEIISIRQMKPGAVTFRGKVVNIASRRARGRKLTITEAVIADGTGTVKAIWFNNPYLVKQYPVETSVMVSGNLEFRNNDLALRAPAIELDSDDSMHTGRIVAVYPETHGLTSKQLRTVIRPVLERLEGLPETLPKEIIKEASLVSRQQALSELHLPTSRQALDKARHRLAFEELFFIIAASLRLKSQLQDESAPEIDFNVEVAQEFVKSLPFAITNAQRQSAWQILKDMAQPHPMNRLLEGDVGSGKTVVAFMAATMAVRAGYQAALMVPTDVLARQHFKNATSLLDDLGVPVELVLSKQPAADKAPVLARIKAGQPGLIIGTHALLGESVEFSKLGLVIIDEQHRFGVNQRQQLKTKSRFFPHLLSMTATPIPRSLALTVYGDLDVSIIDELPAGRKPIATKVVSGRDKEVAYGFIDGQIKLGRQVFVVCPLIDDSDSLDAKSVNTEVERLRSGLFRHRRIEALHARLTPPERQKIMERFVAGDIDILVSTTVVEVGVDIPNATVMLVEGAERFGLATLHQLRGRVGRSQHDSYCFLASDSSAPGARERLEAMERTQDGFRLSQIDLELRGPGQIYGKRQHGLLDLRLANLTDTKLVSEVRAAARRFVDDPAIMVQYPQITERIQRLQAITTLD encoded by the coding sequence ATGAATGTGGATGTCAGAGTTGAAACGCTCAAGGGCGTGGGGGCGGCGATGGCGAGCAAGTTGGAGCGCCTGGGGATTGTGACGGTTGCTGATCTGCTCAATCATTATCCGCGTAGATATGATGATTTCTCGGAAATTATTTCAATTCGCCAAATGAAGCCGGGCGCGGTGACCTTTAGGGGTAAGGTAGTTAACATCGCCTCGCGCCGGGCGCGTGGTCGCAAGTTGACCATTACCGAGGCGGTGATAGCCGATGGAACCGGCACGGTTAAGGCAATTTGGTTTAATAATCCTTATTTGGTTAAGCAGTATCCAGTTGAAACCTCGGTAATGGTGTCGGGTAATCTAGAGTTTCGTAACAACGATTTGGCTTTGCGGGCTCCGGCAATCGAGCTGGACAGCGATGATTCGATGCATACCGGCCGGATCGTGGCGGTGTATCCTGAGACTCACGGGCTGACCAGTAAGCAGCTGCGCACCGTTATTCGGCCGGTATTGGAGCGCCTTGAGGGGTTACCGGAGACGCTGCCAAAGGAGATAATTAAAGAGGCGAGTTTGGTATCGCGGCAGCAAGCCTTGAGTGAGTTGCATCTGCCAACCAGTCGCCAGGCGCTAGATAAGGCGCGTCACCGACTGGCTTTTGAGGAGCTGTTCTTTATTATTGCGGCTTCGTTACGACTTAAAAGCCAGCTGCAGGATGAATCGGCGCCGGAGATCGATTTTAACGTAGAGGTGGCGCAGGAGTTTGTTAAGTCTCTGCCGTTTGCGATTACCAATGCCCAGCGCCAGTCGGCCTGGCAGATTTTAAAAGATATGGCGCAGCCTCACCCCATGAATCGATTGCTCGAAGGTGATGTTGGTAGCGGTAAAACGGTGGTGGCCTTTATGGCGGCAACCATGGCGGTACGGGCCGGGTATCAAGCGGCGTTAATGGTGCCAACCGATGTGTTGGCGCGTCAGCATTTTAAGAATGCAACTAGCTTGCTGGATGATCTTGGGGTGCCGGTGGAGCTGGTGTTGAGCAAGCAGCCGGCTGCGGATAAGGCGCCGGTGCTGGCGCGAATTAAGGCCGGTCAGCCGGGTTTAATTATTGGCACGCATGCACTACTTGGGGAGTCGGTTGAGTTTAGCAAGCTCGGTCTGGTAATTATTGATGAGCAACATCGCTTTGGTGTTAATCAACGCCAGCAGCTTAAAACCAAAAGTCGATTCTTCCCGCATTTGCTGAGCATGACAGCTACTCCAATTCCGCGTAGCTTAGCGCTAACCGTTTATGGCGACCTGGATGTATCGATTATTGATGAGCTCCCGGCCGGTCGCAAGCCAATTGCTACCAAGGTAGTTAGTGGACGCGACAAGGAAGTGGCGTATGGTTTTATTGATGGCCAGATCAAGCTTGGCCGTCAGGTGTTTGTGGTTTGCCCGTTAATTGATGATTCTGACAGCCTGGATGCCAAAAGCGTTAATACCGAAGTGGAGCGGCTGCGGTCGGGCCTGTTCCGCCATCGTCGGATTGAGGCGCTCCACGCCAGGCTGACTCCGCCAGAACGCCAAAAGATTATGGAGCGGTTTGTGGCTGGCGATATTGATATCTTGGTCTCAACCACTGTGGTCGAGGTGGGGGTGGACATTCCCAACGCTACCGTCATGTTGGTTGAGGGGGCGGAGCGATTTGGTCTGGCAACTTTGCACCAGCTGCGCGGCCGAGTTGGTCGAAGCCAGCACGATTCGTACTGTTTTTTGGCAAGCGACAGCAGTGCCCCTGGCGCTAGAGAGCGGCTTGAGGCGATGGAGCGGACCCAAGATGGTTTTCGGCTGTCGCAAATCGACCTGGAGCTGCGCGGACCCGGCCAGATTTATGGCAAGCGCCAGCATGGACTACTTGATCTGCGCCTAGCCAATCTAACCGATACCAAGTTGGTGAGCGAGGTGCGCGCAGCCGCCCGCCGCTTTGTTGATGATCCGGCGATCATGGTACAATATCCACAGATAACCGAGCGCATTCAGCGGCTTCAGGCGATTACCACTCTCGATTAA
- a CDS encoding 16S rRNA (guanine(966)-N(2))-methyltransferase RsmD, translating to MPSTRNTRPMTHKVRAALFDMLGPIDGLRVLDTYAGSGALGFEALSRGAAHVDAVELAGPALKAIQTNIEALGVKSQYKVFPVRVESWLESFKSIYDLIFAMPPYSFIDKEILAKIGERLKKDSIMVIEFSRHSRPMELKGLNLIKQKDYGDQILAVYRKL from the coding sequence ATGCCGTCAACGCGCAATACTCGGCCAATGACGCATAAGGTGCGCGCGGCACTTTTTGATATGCTTGGTCCGATTGATGGCTTGCGCGTGCTCGATACCTATGCCGGCAGTGGCGCACTTGGCTTTGAGGCGCTGAGTCGTGGTGCAGCACACGTTGATGCGGTTGAATTGGCAGGGCCAGCGCTCAAGGCGATTCAAACTAATATTGAGGCGCTCGGAGTGAAAAGTCAGTACAAGGTCTTTCCAGTGCGCGTGGAGTCATGGCTTGAAAGCTTCAAATCTATTTATGACCTTATCTTCGCAATGCCTCCATATAGTTTTATTGACAAGGAAATTTTAGCTAAAATTGGGGAGCGTCTAAAAAAAGATTCAATTATGGTTATTGAGTTTTCGCGTCACTCTCGGCCGATGGAGCTAAAAGGGCTGAACCTTATTAAGCAAAAAGACTATGGAGATCAAATTTTAGCAGTATACCGTAAGCTTTAG
- the tig gene encoding trigger factor: MKAEITNQTDNQVTLKIAATADQIKHALEHTYDHYRPKVKASGFRAGKAPDNIVAREIGDEAIQAETLEHTMSHAYSDALAEYDVAPIDQPKINLIKWVPYETLEFEATVEVMPSVDLPDYKKIKKAVKPVKIESAKVDEMIEDLRRRVAKRIPALNAAAMGDEVKIDFEGKKEGKIIEGAVSKNYTLKLGSNTFIPGFEEELVGVKVGEGKSFEVTFPKDYHEKSLAGQPVTFKVNVHEVTRLKLPEVNDEFAGEVGPFKTVAELKADIKDQLKAEAEESAKREYENELLDEIAGKVKFKVPEKMATQQLERMKSEISQRLMSSGMTMEQYLEMQGKTQDELEKELRPDAEKRVILSLVLQEVAKAEKLTATEDEIEAELDALRMRYTDPKMQEQLNSHDVRNDIFNHILTTKTIAKLVEYAQKK; this comes from the coding sequence ATGAAAGCCGAAATTACCAATCAAACCGACAACCAAGTTACCTTAAAGATCGCTGCCACTGCCGATCAAATTAAACACGCGCTGGAGCACACTTATGACCACTACCGCCCCAAGGTAAAAGCCTCGGGTTTCCGGGCCGGTAAGGCACCAGATAATATTGTTGCTCGCGAGATTGGTGATGAGGCGATTCAGGCCGAAACACTTGAGCACACCATGAGCCATGCTTATTCTGACGCGCTGGCAGAATACGACGTGGCGCCAATCGACCAGCCTAAGATCAACCTAATTAAATGGGTACCCTATGAGACTCTAGAGTTCGAGGCAACGGTTGAGGTGATGCCATCGGTTGATCTGCCAGATTACAAAAAGATTAAAAAGGCAGTTAAGCCGGTTAAGATTGAATCGGCCAAGGTTGATGAAATGATTGAGGATTTGCGCCGCCGCGTGGCTAAGCGCATTCCGGCGCTTAATGCAGCCGCCATGGGTGATGAGGTTAAGATCGATTTTGAGGGCAAAAAAGAGGGTAAGATTATTGAGGGAGCGGTCAGTAAGAATTACACCCTCAAGCTCGGCTCAAACACCTTCATCCCCGGCTTCGAAGAAGAGCTAGTTGGCGTTAAGGTTGGTGAGGGGAAAAGCTTTGAGGTAACCTTCCCTAAGGATTATCACGAAAAAAGTCTAGCCGGTCAGCCGGTCACCTTTAAGGTTAACGTACATGAGGTGACGCGATTAAAATTGCCCGAAGTAAATGACGAGTTCGCCGGTGAGGTTGGACCGTTCAAGACGGTAGCCGAACTAAAAGCCGATATTAAGGATCAGTTAAAAGCTGAGGCAGAAGAGTCGGCCAAGCGCGAATACGAAAATGAGCTGCTCGATGAAATTGCTGGCAAGGTTAAGTTTAAGGTGCCAGAAAAAATGGCCACCCAGCAGCTAGAGCGAATGAAGTCTGAGATTAGTCAGCGTTTAATGTCGAGCGGCATGACTATGGAACAATACCTAGAGATGCAGGGCAAAACTCAGGACGAACTTGAAAAAGAGCTACGCCCGGATGCCGAAAAGCGAGTTATTTTGTCCCTAGTATTGCAGGAAGTGGCCAAGGCCGAAAAGCTGACCGCGACCGAAGACGAGATTGAGGCTGAGCTGGATGCACTACGAATGCGTTATACCGACCCCAAAATGCAAGAGCAGCTAAACAGCCATGATGTCCGGAACGACATCTTTAATCATATTCTCACCACCAAGACCATCGCTAAGTTGGTCGAGTACGCCCAAAAGAAGTAG